Proteins found in one Gammaproteobacteria bacterium genomic segment:
- a CDS encoding CpaF family protein: protein MDVRQRIMGRLLASDVPLERTAVTRAATAILKDEAPLAPPGSALQIADALVGLGPLEALLRDPAVSDVLVNGPEDIWVERSGGLSRADVAFADDEEIIAAVERVIGPLGLRIDRASPMVDARLPDGSRLHAVVPPAAVDGPILAVRRFTAAVPDLDALIAAGSIRREASELLQAAVGNRESIVISGGTGTGKTTLLNILSTEIAGSERIVTVEDAAELRLTGHVVRLEARPANAEGAGEVPLRELVRSALRLRPDRIILGEVRGPEALDMIAAMNTGHRGSMSTVHANSPEEAMWRLETLALSGSRRVSEVTVRRQLFAAIDYVVQVERHAGGRRVAVIVKVAGEALHQVYAC from the coding sequence ATGGATGTGAGGCAGCGGATCATGGGCCGTCTGCTCGCTTCCGACGTTCCGCTGGAGCGCACGGCCGTGACCAGGGCCGCCACGGCGATACTCAAAGACGAGGCGCCGCTCGCCCCGCCGGGCAGCGCCCTGCAGATCGCCGACGCGCTCGTCGGACTGGGTCCGCTCGAGGCGCTCCTGCGCGACCCTGCGGTCTCCGACGTCCTCGTGAACGGTCCCGAGGACATCTGGGTCGAACGGTCCGGCGGACTGTCGCGCGCCGACGTTGCGTTCGCCGACGATGAGGAGATCATCGCCGCTGTGGAACGGGTGATCGGTCCGCTCGGGTTGCGAATCGATCGGGCGTCACCGATGGTCGACGCACGTCTCCCCGACGGCAGCCGCCTCCACGCGGTGGTTCCCCCTGCCGCGGTGGATGGCCCGATTCTCGCCGTTCGACGATTCACAGCAGCCGTCCCCGATCTCGACGCGCTCATCGCTGCCGGCTCCATTCGCAGGGAAGCCTCCGAGCTGCTTCAGGCTGCGGTCGGGAATCGAGAGTCGATTGTCATCTCCGGTGGCACCGGGACCGGCAAGACGACGCTGTTGAACATCCTGTCGACCGAGATTGCGGGATCCGAACGGATCGTAACGGTCGAAGACGCCGCCGAGTTGAGGCTGACCGGCCATGTCGTCCGTCTCGAGGCGAGACCAGCGAACGCAGAGGGAGCAGGCGAGGTGCCGCTTCGTGAGCTCGTTCGCTCCGCTCTGCGTCTCAGACCGGATCGGATCATCCTCGGTGAGGTCAGGGGGCCTGAGGCGCTCGACATGATCGCCGCCATGAACACCGGGCATCGCGGCTCGATGTCGACGGTACATGCCAACAGTCCTGAAGAGGCGATGTGGCGTCTGGAGACACTTGCGCTCTCCGGCTCCCGGCGGGTCTCCGAGGTCACCGTTCGGCGGCAGCTCTTCGCGGCGATCGACTATGTCGTCCAGGTCGAGCGTCACGCCGGTGGGCGTCGTGTCGCCGTGATCGTGAAGGTTGCAGGAGAAGCGCTTCATCAGGTTTACGCAT
- a CDS encoding HAD-IB family hydrolase, giving the protein MTAAAFFDLDKTIIAKSSTLAFGRPLYKAGLLNRRALLKAGLAQISYRMFGADHDQMERARGEMMAIIKGWDQQQLRNVARETVDEVVAPLVFAEALAIIDEHLQAGRLVVIVSSSAEEIVEPLASHLRVDRIIATRAAVDDDGRYTGEIEFYAYGQGKVEAIEEFAEREGISLEDSFAYSDSHTDIPMLEAVGHPVAVNPDKELAKVAEERAWEVLRFERPVTIRTRLASLARPTPVVSGAALAGAVGSAALFWALRTRRRVG; this is encoded by the coding sequence GTGACTGCAGCCGCCTTCTTCGACCTCGACAAGACGATCATCGCCAAGTCGTCGACCCTCGCCTTCGGCCGCCCCCTCTACAAGGCCGGCCTGCTGAATCGTCGTGCCCTCCTCAAGGCAGGGCTTGCGCAGATCTCGTACCGCATGTTCGGAGCCGACCATGACCAGATGGAGCGGGCCCGGGGAGAGATGATGGCGATCATCAAAGGATGGGATCAACAGCAACTACGAAACGTCGCCAGAGAGACGGTCGACGAAGTCGTGGCGCCACTCGTGTTCGCCGAAGCGCTCGCAATCATCGACGAGCACCTTCAGGCCGGCAGACTGGTCGTGATCGTCTCATCGAGTGCAGAGGAGATCGTGGAGCCGCTTGCCTCCCATCTCCGTGTCGATCGGATCATCGCGACCAGGGCTGCGGTCGATGACGACGGCCGGTACACGGGCGAGATCGAGTTCTACGCCTACGGGCAGGGCAAAGTGGAAGCGATCGAGGAGTTCGCCGAACGCGAAGGCATCTCACTCGAGGACTCCTTCGCCTACTCGGATTCGCACACCGACATTCCGATGCTGGAAGCGGTCGGGCATCCCGTGGCGGTCAACCCGGACAAGGAACTCGCCAAGGTCGCAGAGGAGCGGGCATGGGAGGTCCTGCGCTTCGAGCGACCGGTGACGATCCGCACACGTTTGGCATCCCTGGCCCGTCCCACGCCTGTCGTGTCGGGCGCGGCGCTGGCCGGAGCGGTGGGCAGCGCCGCACTGTTCTGGGCGCTTCGGACACGTCGGCGGGTCGGCTGA
- a CDS encoding thioesterase family protein encodes MNDSNELSNLTRAVEAQIPFNRVLGLQLGDLDPSRTTLSFEMRDDLVGNFARGSLHGGVISATLDVAGGMSAITTAVGNDTSTMAERFAHLGTIDLRVDYLRPGVGARFEAVAYTLRAGNKVAVTRMELRNDSGDLIAVGTGTYLIG; translated from the coding sequence ATGAACGATTCCAACGAACTCTCCAACTTGACGAGAGCCGTCGAAGCCCAAATCCCGTTCAACCGGGTGCTCGGCCTTCAGCTCGGTGACCTGGACCCAAGCCGCACGACGCTCTCGTTCGAGATGCGGGACGATCTCGTGGGGAATTTCGCCCGTGGCAGCCTCCACGGTGGAGTCATCTCGGCCACCCTCGACGTGGCCGGCGGGATGTCCGCGATCACCACAGCGGTCGGCAACGACACATCGACCATGGCCGAGCGCTTCGCCCATCTCGGCACGATCGATCTGCGTGTCGACTACCTGCGGCCAGGAGTGGGAGCGAGGTTCGAGGCCGTCGCGTACACACTCAGAGCGGGGAACAAGGTGGCCGTCACCCGAATGGAGTTGCGTAACGACTCCGGTGACCTCATCGCCGTCGGAACGGGAACCTACCTGATCGGCTGA
- a CDS encoding heme-binding protein, with product MNQIQELSHTDAARIVDAIRERLEVKSAGAAVAVVDRHGELMAFLRTDGCNLSSITIAMNKAFTAAREQTETEALGERSREEGFPMTNFGDPRYVSWGGGVPVVVGGLVVGAVGVSGLPEGEDVALAQMGAALA from the coding sequence GTGAATCAGATTCAGGAGTTGTCGCACACCGATGCCGCCAGGATCGTGGATGCGATTCGGGAACGGCTCGAGGTCAAATCGGCTGGAGCCGCCGTGGCCGTCGTCGACCGGCACGGCGAGCTGATGGCGTTCCTTCGTACCGACGGGTGCAACCTGTCGTCGATCACGATCGCGATGAACAAGGCGTTCACGGCCGCTCGTGAGCAGACCGAGACCGAGGCGTTGGGGGAGCGGTCTCGCGAGGAAGGGTTCCCGATGACCAACTTCGGGGATCCGCGCTACGTGTCCTGGGGCGGCGGGGTTCCTGTCGTCGTCGGGGGGCTCGTCGTCGGGGCCGTCGGGGTGAGCGGGCTGCCCGAAGGCGAAGACGTGGCGCTGGCGCAAATGGGTGCCGCGCTGGCCTGA
- a CDS encoding Gfo/Idh/MocA family oxidoreductase: MTTLQIALFGSKFMGAIHSNAWLQAPRFFDLRLAPVLQTVAARDAGYLETFARRWGWQQWTTDWQMAVEDAGIDLVDVATPNRLHAEQAIAALEAGKHVACEKPLAGTLDHARAMAAAARKAPGKTFVWYNYRRVPAVALARQIVAEGRLGRIYHVRAAYLQSWGGPDTPLLWRFQSKEAGSGAHGDLNAHIIDMARFITGDEITEVSGSIEERFIKRRTRLDDPEKLGRSTVDDAVLFLARFRGGAIGSFEATRLATGIKNSNRIEIHGENGALRFDFERMNELRFFDATEPARLQGWRTILTTHADHPYAGNFWPDGHWLGYEHTFVNEAADIALALSGAKPVVPLPDFADAYVTQRVMEAAIESARHHTPVKLSEIK, translated from the coding sequence ATGACGACTCTTCAGATAGCGCTGTTCGGATCCAAGTTCATGGGAGCGATCCATTCGAACGCGTGGCTTCAGGCGCCACGGTTCTTCGACCTTCGTCTCGCACCCGTTCTTCAGACCGTCGCTGCACGAGACGCCGGGTATCTCGAGACGTTCGCGCGTCGCTGGGGCTGGCAGCAGTGGACGACCGACTGGCAGATGGCCGTCGAGGATGCCGGCATCGACCTCGTCGATGTCGCGACGCCAAATCGTCTCCACGCAGAACAGGCCATCGCCGCGTTGGAGGCCGGGAAGCATGTCGCGTGCGAGAAGCCGCTCGCCGGCACACTCGATCACGCGAGAGCGATGGCGGCAGCAGCGAGGAAAGCTCCAGGGAAGACGTTCGTCTGGTACAACTACCGCCGGGTCCCGGCGGTCGCACTCGCCCGGCAGATCGTCGCTGAAGGCCGTCTCGGCCGGATCTACCACGTGCGTGCCGCATACCTGCAGAGTTGGGGCGGGCCCGACACACCATTGCTGTGGCGGTTCCAGAGCAAGGAGGCGGGTTCAGGCGCACACGGAGATTTGAACGCGCACATCATCGACATGGCTCGGTTCATCACCGGTGACGAGATCACGGAGGTGAGCGGCTCGATCGAAGAGCGGTTCATCAAACGGCGCACGCGCCTGGACGATCCCGAGAAGCTCGGTCGGAGCACCGTGGACGACGCCGTCCTCTTCCTCGCCCGATTCCGGGGTGGCGCCATCGGTTCGTTTGAAGCCACACGTCTCGCGACCGGCATCAAGAACTCGAACAGGATCGAGATTCACGGCGAGAACGGCGCTTTGCGTTTCGATTTCGAGCGGATGAACGAACTGCGGTTCTTCGATGCGACCGAACCTGCCCGTCTCCAGGGATGGCGCACGATCCTCACCACCCACGCCGACCACCCGTACGCTGGGAACTTCTGGCCGGATGGACACTGGCTCGGCTACGAGCACACGTTCGTCAACGAGGCCGCCGACATTGCGCTGGCCCTTTCCGGTGCGAAGCCCGTGGTCCCGCTGCCGGACTTCGCCGACGCCTACGTAACCCAGCGTGTCATGGAGGCCGCCATCGAGTCGGCTCGTCATCACACACCCGTGAAACTCTCCGAGATCAAGTGA
- a CDS encoding SDR family NAD(P)-dependent oxidoreductase, translated as MNDITGTVVAITGATSGVGAAAARTLVAEGARVAIGARRRERLDALVAELGEANAVAVEMDVRDPEAARRLVAAAVEKFGRLDALVAGAGIGAYGGIMDLGDEQLQEMMDTNVAGTVWPIRAAVPALLEAGGGDIVIVSSVAGLRGAGDEAVYAATKFAQVGLAGGLDRELRAKGIRVSTICPGGIATEFAMGAGRTPDMPGLAEMLRAEDVAEAIVTVLRQPKTMRTLVWSMRSVHEDD; from the coding sequence ATGAACGACATCACCGGTACGGTCGTCGCGATCACAGGAGCGACGTCAGGCGTCGGCGCCGCTGCGGCGAGAACTCTGGTCGCTGAAGGCGCACGCGTCGCGATCGGCGCCAGACGCCGTGAGCGACTCGATGCCCTCGTCGCCGAGCTCGGGGAGGCGAACGCAGTCGCCGTCGAGATGGACGTGCGTGATCCTGAGGCTGCTCGCCGACTCGTCGCCGCGGCTGTCGAGAAATTCGGGCGTCTCGATGCCCTGGTCGCGGGTGCCGGAATCGGAGCGTATGGCGGGATCATGGATCTGGGCGACGAGCAGCTCCAGGAGATGATGGACACGAACGTCGCAGGGACCGTGTGGCCGATTCGCGCAGCGGTCCCTGCGCTCCTCGAGGCGGGGGGCGGCGACATCGTCATCGTCTCCTCCGTCGCAGGGCTGCGCGGCGCCGGGGACGAAGCGGTGTACGCCGCAACGAAGTTCGCTCAGGTGGGTCTCGCCGGAGGCCTCGACAGAGAGCTGCGCGCAAAGGGCATCAGGGTGAGCACCATCTGCCCCGGAGGTATCGCAACCGAGTTTGCGATGGGCGCCGGACGTACCCCGGACATGCCTGGCCTGGCCGAGATGCTGCGCGCCGAGGATGTCGCAGAGGCCATCGTGACGGTGTTGCGTCAGCCAAAAACCATGCGGACGCTGGTGTGGTCGATGCGCAGTGTCCACGAGGACGACTGA